The Thermoflexus sp. genome contains a region encoding:
- a CDS encoding GNAT family N-acetyltransferase — protein sequence MRALARPATRADRTAILQLIRGHRRTQLALDWWSLEEWLEAPTAWVVERMGQIVAFWLGVQVDSPVAWLRGVAVADGEDPVALFRQLWPHFARALARQGAEQVVGMAYGEWLESVYQAVGFARRTVVITLRKDDWRIPEIPAIPAHIRRAALTDIPRIAEVDRRAFEPMWWYGPTILTRAWRQVPHFIVAEEEGEIIGYAFTDLYGMHGHIVRLAVHPAHQGRAIGARLLAESLRYLIDLGAYPITLNTQIENRISQALYRRFGFRPTGQEISIWGCRLTGPEGL from the coding sequence TTGCGGGCGCTGGCTCGCCCGGCCACCCGGGCGGATCGAACCGCCATCCTCCAGCTCATTCGAGGACATCGACGGACGCAGCTGGCCCTGGATTGGTGGTCCCTGGAAGAGTGGCTGGAGGCGCCCACCGCGTGGGTGGTGGAGCGGATGGGGCAGATCGTCGCCTTCTGGCTGGGGGTTCAGGTCGATAGCCCCGTGGCGTGGCTGCGAGGCGTTGCGGTGGCCGATGGGGAGGACCCCGTGGCGCTGTTCCGGCAGCTCTGGCCACATTTCGCGCGCGCGCTGGCCCGTCAGGGTGCCGAACAGGTGGTCGGGATGGCCTACGGGGAATGGCTGGAGTCTGTCTATCAGGCGGTGGGCTTTGCCCGTCGGACGGTGGTGATCACCCTTCGGAAGGATGACTGGCGGATCCCGGAGATCCCGGCGATCCCAGCTCACATCCGGCGGGCGGCTCTGACGGACATCCCGCGGATTGCGGAAGTGGACCGGCGGGCCTTCGAGCCGATGTGGTGGTATGGTCCGACGATCCTGACCCGGGCGTGGCGTCAGGTGCCCCATTTCATCGTGGCGGAGGAAGAGGGCGAGATCATCGGGTATGCGTTCACGGATCTCTATGGCATGCATGGGCACATCGTTCGTCTGGCGGTTCACCCGGCGCACCAGGGGCGGGCCATCGGGGCGCGGTTGCTGGCCGAGAGCCTGCGCTATCTGATCGATCTGGGGGCGTATCCGATCACGCTGAACACCCAGATCGAGAATCGGATCTCCCAGGCCCTCTATCGGCGCTTCGGCTTTCGCCCCACTGGCCAGGAGATCTCGATCTGGGGTTGCCGGCTGACAGGGCCCGAGGGATTGTAA
- a CDS encoding ROK family protein, with translation MGLYGAIEAGGTKFLCAVGTGPEDLRAVTRIPTTTPEETMGRVVAFFQAFGHELRAIGVGAFGPLDLNPRSPTFGTIPATPKPGWSGVNLLKPLQEALRVPVYLETDVNAAAVGEGRWGAARGLKTFVYLTVGTGIGGGAVVEGQLLHGALHPEMGHIRIPHDWGRDPFPGVCPFHGDCLEGLASGPALEARWGRPPESLPWDDPAWDLEAEYLALGLHNILCVLAPERIILGGGVMENRSLFPRIRQRVRELLNRYLPIPALQGDLGDYIVPPALGERAGLLGALALAMSEGEP, from the coding sequence ATGGGGCTTTATGGCGCGATCGAAGCGGGCGGCACGAAATTCCTCTGCGCTGTCGGAACGGGGCCGGAGGATCTGCGAGCGGTGACCCGCATCCCGACCACGACGCCGGAAGAGACGATGGGGCGCGTGGTGGCCTTCTTCCAGGCTTTCGGGCATGAGCTTCGGGCGATCGGGGTTGGCGCTTTCGGCCCCCTCGATCTGAACCCCCGTTCCCCCACCTTCGGCACCATCCCCGCCACCCCCAAGCCGGGATGGTCCGGGGTGAATCTCTTAAAGCCCCTTCAGGAAGCCCTGCGTGTCCCCGTCTACCTGGAAACGGATGTGAACGCCGCCGCTGTCGGAGAAGGGCGATGGGGCGCGGCCCGGGGCCTGAAAACCTTCGTGTATCTGACCGTGGGGACGGGCATCGGAGGCGGCGCAGTGGTCGAGGGGCAGCTGCTGCATGGCGCGCTCCACCCGGAAATGGGGCATATCCGCATCCCGCACGACTGGGGGCGGGATCCCTTCCCCGGGGTCTGTCCGTTCCATGGGGATTGTCTGGAGGGGCTGGCCTCCGGGCCGGCGCTGGAGGCCCGATGGGGGCGACCTCCGGAATCCCTGCCCTGGGATGATCCCGCGTGGGATCTGGAGGCGGAGTATCTGGCCCTGGGCCTGCACAACATCCTCTGCGTCCTGGCCCCGGAGCGGATCATCCTGGGGGGTGGCGTGATGGAGAACCGGAGCCTGTTCCCCCGGATCCGGCAACGGGTCAGGGAGCTGTTAAATCGCTATCTCCCGATCCCGGCGTTGCAGGGAGACCTCGGGGATTACATCGTGCCTCCGGCGCTGGGCGAGCGCGCGGGGTTGCTCGGAGCGCTCGCCCTCGCCATGAGCGAGGGGGAGCCCTGA